The Coffea eugenioides isolate CCC68of chromosome 8, Ceug_1.0, whole genome shotgun sequence genome has a segment encoding these proteins:
- the LOC113779977 gene encoding transcription factor MAMYB-like yields MEFLDEDARPRFVLQSKPTPEPAQSSQDPPSLRKPTFLISLTLSALLLALSFLYFTSDPFQSLFIWFSVSLLVGPFAPLSLTAGDIRVGLGPPLPEPTKETEISDEVSKRSGKRSVKSTRKQDGSGNGSGSTRPDYGWEAVEQNGFSVNGNGSVAKFEKSKGKVVNEEVQWDAGDDELLKKLMGKHPVGKPGRWEAVTEGFKGRHSVESVIKRSKEMGEKKVSDEDSYKKFLKDRKPVDRRIEGGNESHVGGLQSVEAKGDSSGWNAGEDLALLNALKAFPKDVAMRWEKIAAAVPGKTKAACMKRVAELKKDFRSSKTASSEA; encoded by the coding sequence ATGGAGTTCTTAGACGAAGATGCCCGACCCAGATTCGTCCTCCAATCGAAGCCTACACCCGAACCCGCCCAATCGTCCCAAGATCCCCCATCTCTCCGTAAACCCACTTTCCTCATTTCTCTCACTCTCTCTGCACTTCTCCTCGCTCTGTCATTCCTCTACTTCACCTCAGATCCCTTCCAATCCCTCTTCATATGGTTCTCTGTTTCCCTCCTCGTCGGCCCATTTGCTCCCCTCTCCCTCACGGCcggcgacatccgggtcggCCTTGGTCCACCCCTACCCGAACCCACAAAGGAAACCGAAATATCTGATGAGGTTAGCAAAAGAAGCGGTAAAAGGTCAGTAAAATCTACAAGGAAACAAGACGGGTCAGGAAATGGATCCGGGTCAACCAGGCCGGATTACGGCTGGGAAGCGGTGGAACAAAATGGGTTTTCGGTGAATGGAAATGGGTCGGTTGCAAAATTTGAGAAGAGCAAGGGTAAGGTTGTGAATGAGGAGGTGCAGTGGGATGCGGGGGATGATGAGTTGTTGAAGAAGTTGATGGGGAAGCATCCGGTAGGGAAGCCGGGACGTTGGGAGGCGGTAACTGAGGGTTTTAAGGGCAGGCATAGCGTAGAGAGTGTGATAAAGAGATCAAAGGaaatgggggaaaaaaaagTGAGTGACGAGGATAGTTATAAGAAGTTTTTGAAGGATAGGAAGCCGGTGGATAGGCGAATCGAGGGGGGAAATGAGAGTCATGTTGGAGGATTGCAGAGCGTTGAAGCGAAGGGAGACAGTAGTGGATGGAATGCTGGGGAGGATTTAGCATTGCTTAATGCTCTAAAAGCCTTTCCTAAGGATGTAGCAATGAGGTGGGAGAAGATTGCAGCTGCTGTGCCGGGGAAAACGAAGGCGGCTTGTATGAAAAGAGTGGCAGAATTGAAGAAGGATTTCAGGAGTTCTAAGACTGCTTCTAGTGAGGCTTAG